A single genomic interval of Terriglobia bacterium harbors:
- a CDS encoding MdtA/MuxA family multidrug efflux RND transporter periplasmic adaptor subunit: MTANQRRWLRRFTILVVFVLVVVVFSHYQKNAKSAPPPAPPSTPVVTAMSKTGDQPIYLTGLGTVTPFETVTLTTRVDGQLMDMPVREGQMVSAGDLVAQIDPRPFQVQLLQAQGQLDHDQALLANARVDLERYKALASEDAVPKQMYDTQVALVHQDEATLKSDEGAVENAKLQLVYARITSPVTGRMGLRFVDPGNIVHASDTTGIAVITKLQPIAVIFNIAEDSIPTVNQKLQAGRTLAVDAFDRDFKKKIASGSLLTIDNQVDVNTGTVRFKATFPNKDNALFPSQFVNARLLVDVNRGVVLIPSGAVQRGPQSTFVFVVKADSTVETRNVVVGPINADIAEIDKGLSANETVVTEGVDKLQSGMKVTERQPISP, translated from the coding sequence ATGACTGCAAATCAACGACGATGGCTGCGGCGGTTCACCATCCTGGTGGTCTTTGTTCTGGTGGTCGTCGTCTTCAGCCACTATCAGAAGAACGCGAAGTCCGCCCCGCCGCCTGCTCCTCCGTCCACACCCGTCGTGACTGCGATGTCGAAGACCGGGGACCAGCCGATCTATCTGACGGGTCTTGGGACGGTGACGCCTTTTGAGACCGTCACACTCACGACGCGTGTCGATGGACAGCTCATGGACATGCCTGTGCGGGAAGGCCAGATGGTCTCGGCGGGGGATCTCGTCGCGCAAATCGATCCACGTCCGTTTCAGGTTCAGCTCCTGCAAGCCCAGGGGCAACTCGACCATGATCAGGCCCTTCTGGCGAACGCGAGAGTCGACCTGGAGCGCTACAAAGCCCTGGCAAGCGAGGATGCCGTACCGAAACAGATGTACGACACGCAGGTCGCGCTGGTCCATCAGGACGAGGCTACCTTGAAGTCGGATGAGGGCGCCGTCGAAAACGCCAAGCTTCAACTCGTGTATGCGCGTATCACGTCGCCGGTTACAGGCCGGATGGGCCTGCGGTTCGTCGACCCGGGCAATATCGTGCACGCCTCCGACACCACCGGCATCGCTGTCATCACAAAGCTGCAGCCGATCGCCGTGATTTTCAACATCGCCGAAGACAGCATTCCCACCGTCAATCAAAAGTTACAGGCCGGCCGGACGCTTGCCGTCGACGCCTTTGACCGGGACTTCAAGAAGAAAATCGCGTCGGGCAGCTTGCTGACGATCGATAACCAGGTGGACGTCAACACCGGCACTGTCCGGTTCAAAGCGACCTTTCCGAACAAAGACAATGCGCTGTTTCCCAGTCAGTTCGTCAATGCCAGACTGCTTGTCGATGTAAACCGCGGAGTTGTCCTTATTCCATCCGGGGCGGTTCAGCGCGGCCCGCAATCCACTTTTGTATTCGTCGTCAAGGCAGACAGCACCGTGGAAACGCGAAACGTCGTCGTTGGACCGATCAACGCCGATATCGCCGAAATCGATAAAGGTCTTTCGGCAAATGAAACGGTGGTGACGGAAGGCGTCGATAAGCTGCAGTCGGGAATGAAAGTCACCGAGCGGCAACCGATAAGCCCATGA